In Pantoea cypripedii, the DNA window TTCAGGTGTGTTGAGCAGATTAGGTTCGCCATTCGGCTTACCCTGCTCCGTCTCTGCGCCTGGCTGCTCCTGTGCTGCTGGCTCACCACCTGCACCGCCATCACCATTCTCATCGGCTGCGGCGTAATATTTCAGAAGCATGTTTCTGAAGATCATGGAATTACCTCAATAAAAAAGCCCGCTCAGTGGCGGGCTATCGTGTTTTGCGGGGTTTCTTTGAACTCTCGATTACATCCGGCGAGAGGTTTATCAGCTTGACAAGCTGGGCACCGATGAATCGCTTACCCTCAGCAAACGCTGTATCACGCTCACTGTCCGGCCGGTAGCTCAGGTCGTAATAGCCGGTAAGGCTCATCAGTTCTGCGAGGATGAGCTTTTGCTGTGACTCGGTTGCAACGCCTTTCCCCATCGCTTTCAGGGCGTAGACAAAGGGGATATTCTCAGACCATTTGTACGGCAGATACGGCTCAGGTGGCTTTATCATGCTGCGGCCTCATTGAATGATTTGGCTGCATCGGCCACCGTCTGAAGTGTCTGAGCACCGCCCTGAACAGACTGCATTGCTGCTGCATCCTGCTGCTGTTGTGCCTGCTGCTGAATAATCTGGTTGGCGTCATCCTCACTGCGCAGCCATTTAGCCGGTACGCCGTAGCCATCCATCGCGTCGCGGAATGCTGTGCGGATATCAACATCAGCGGTAACGCTGGGGTCAACGGACGCTGCAATCTGGAGCATCCCGGCAGTGGCCTGAAGCTGGCCCTGTTTCTCCTGACCAATCGCAGCCTGAAGCGGACTTTCAAAGGTGAACTGAACATCCTGCCCCTGAAGCGCTGGCGGGATGTCATACTTCGAACCAAACGCGCCAGCCTGCATCAGTAAAGAGAACGTCATATCACACAGCTCGCCGTTGTAGTTCTGCTCAACCGGAGAGAACAGCGGCAACGCCTGGCGGATGTATTCCTGCACGCGCTGACTTACTTCATATGCGGTCATGCCAGATGTCTGCGGAAGCGTCAGGCTGTTCAGATAGAAAGCCTGGTGAATCATGTTGCGGACGTCTTCGCGGATATTCATGCCTGCCGGTAACTGAGCAGACTTGGTGAATTCAGCAATGTGATTGCGGATGTCCTGGTCACCTTCAATATCCGCCCACGTAATCCCGCCTGACATCAGGTTGAAGTCATCGCGGAACACTGATTTGTTAGCAACCAGTGGCGGGTCTACTGCTTTCTCGCCAGCCTCAAGCAGCACCCGGGTGATTGACTGAATCAGGCGAGCATCAGGCAGTGCAACAATCGTTGACGGTGAATAGGCGTACTGTGACCCCGAGACTGTCTGCCAGCGCGGTATGCAGTACATCCGGTTAAGCACCGGCGTTTCTTCCATGATGAATTCGTTTTCGCAGTCGATATAGAGCGAGACGAACGGCGCGCGGCTTTTGCCGATGGCATAGTCATCATGGGGAACAATGATGTGGCGACACTCAATTTCCCGGTACGGGTCTTTGTCGAGATTAGCGGTGACCTGCGGGCTTATCTTGCCGCGGAACAATTGCTGAAGTGCTCGCGCCGTTGGCTTCCACTTGCGATGGATAGTGTCGATTTCACCATTACCATTCTCTGCCCAGGCGATATCACGCAGGTGCCAGCAACGATAGAGCAAGCCAGCTGCATCTCTGTTCAGTTCAACGGTGATTGCACACTGCCCGAACGCTGCGAAATCGTGGTCGCCTTCTTTGGTGGCCCGGACAAACTGAGAACCACGGGAGTACATCGCCCGGTACTGAATGTCTCGCGCCGCCTCAAGCCAGACTTTCGATGAATGGTCCGGCTGATTGCCTTCAACGCTCAGGTTGAACCACTTATCACGTCGAAGCATTGAAGCAAACGCATCACCGAGCTCACGACGCGCGAGCACCGGATAGCTCGTCATGAGATGATCGGCGAATTCATTGCCCAGTGAGCGGGTGATTGTGAAGTCAGCGCGCTCCGGATAGAAGTTGTCAGCGATTTCCTGCCAGAGCGACAGCAGAGACGATTTCTTACTGAACAGGTGATCGCCGTTTTTAATCAGTTGCTGCGCTCTTGCGTCCATTTAACCACCTAATTTATTGCTACTGCTTCCGGTAAGAATTGTGCTGGAGCGACCGCTTCGGCTCTGACTCTGTGCAATGCTGCGCAGGCGTGCCTGTTTCACTGCATCGGTATCCTCGGTTGGTGCCGCTTCCGTCTCTTCGGTCTGCACGGTTGGCGTGCTTGTACCGAGAATGCTGCCGACCACATTGCCAACTGCTTTTGTTACTCCGCCCATCAGCGATTCCTCTTCATCTTCGAATGACCGAGATTTACTTTTGGCGCGCCACTTCTGACACGGTAGCCGCCTCTGATTTGTTCCTGCTTAATGCCGTCGAACCACGACATCACCACGGCGTCTCCGTCATCCGGAGAGCGCCCGAGACGCTTAACCAGCGATTCTTTGGCTTCGAGGTGAATCATCCCGCCGCCGTTGCCACCGCGTTTCACCTCATAGGTTGGTGCGGTAAGGTCAGACAGGAGTGTCGGGTCATCAGGCAGGCAGATTGTTGAGCCGCCCGGCTGGTCAGGATTGAGTGCTTCGCGCAGCTTCCAGTAGGCCTCTGTTCGCACGTTGGCAAACTTCAGCAGGCCATCCTGCGTTCTGCGAGGTGAGGCTTTGACGCCCATATATGAGACGGTATCCACGCCGTTTTCACGGAGGTGGGCGTATGCATCGCCGCCCCAGCCACCGCCGATATCGACGATCACCTTTGCGCCATCGCGACGCTTTGAGATAACCAGACCGGCAACATCAGTGCCGCCTGGCGTTTCTTTGCCGGGAACCTTAATGAGTCTCGCGAACCAGGAGTCATGGCGAGGTGCAAGCACTGTGTTATCAGAGCCACCCTGTGCAACGTCCACCCCAATGGCGCTCATTGGAATGCCAACAGGTGGTGCCTCAGTCCAGCGCTTCATAGCTGCCTGAACCCACGCAGTAGGGATTGCCTGATTAGGCTCGTCCTGCAATGAGGCTCTGAACTGGCCGTCACGGTATGCGTCGCGGAGTTCTTTCGGCAGGCTGTTCAGTATTCGTGAATATTCACCGTCCTGAGCTAGGTCGGGGTTATCACTCAGCTTTGCAGGGATGAATGTTCTCGACTTTGCATGAATCGGCGAACCATCTGGCGCATAGCCGTGCGGGCCATACCCATCAACCTCAACCTCTTCATCTGCTTCGTTGCGGATATACCATCGCAATTCGCCAGGCTTTGCCGGATTGGGGTGATTCGGGTCGAGCCATGCTCCCCAATGCTGAATAACCCACAGGCCATTGGCATTTGTTGGCGGGTTACCTGTTGCCACCACCCGGCAGCGCTGACCTTTGGTCGTGGAGCGGTTCCAGATGGTGATGAATTCGTACTGCGCTTTGAGGAAGTCAGTGACCTCATCAAAGCAAATCAGGTCGTGCGGGTCGCCTTTGTAGCGCTGCTTGTCTTCTTCCAGCTCGCAGCCGCCGTACTGGATTAGCTGCTTCCCACTGCGCCACACGAGGTCTGAACCATT includes these proteins:
- a CDS encoding Bbp19 family protein, with the protein product MIKPPEPYLPYKWSENIPFVYALKAMGKGVATESQQKLILAELMSLTGYYDLSYRPDSERDTAFAEGKRFIGAQLVKLINLSPDVIESSKKPRKTR
- a CDS encoding portal protein — protein: MDARAQQLIKNGDHLFSKKSSLLSLWQEIADNFYPERADFTITRSLGNEFADHLMTSYPVLARRELGDAFASMLRRDKWFNLSVEGNQPDHSSKVWLEAARDIQYRAMYSRGSQFVRATKEGDHDFAAFGQCAITVELNRDAAGLLYRCWHLRDIAWAENGNGEIDTIHRKWKPTARALQQLFRGKISPQVTANLDKDPYREIECRHIIVPHDDYAIGKSRAPFVSLYIDCENEFIMEETPVLNRMYCIPRWQTVSGSQYAYSPSTIVALPDARLIQSITRVLLEAGEKAVDPPLVANKSVFRDDFNLMSGGITWADIEGDQDIRNHIAEFTKSAQLPAGMNIREDVRNMIHQAFYLNSLTLPQTSGMTAYEVSQRVQEYIRQALPLFSPVEQNYNGELCDMTFSLLMQAGAFGSKYDIPPALQGQDVQFTFESPLQAAIGQEKQGQLQATAGMLQIAASVDPSVTADVDIRTAFRDAMDGYGVPAKWLRSEDDANQIIQQQAQQQQDAAAMQSVQGGAQTLQTVADAAKSFNEAAA
- a CDS encoding terminase family protein, coding for MSISFDDVLERLKTLSPEELKAVEKDVMAATEGMSWVPNPGPQTDAYYCEADELFYGGQAGGGKSALINGLAVTSHERSLILRRIRGDAQKLAEAELIGKLFDGDRTGWNGSDLVWRSGKQLIQYGGCELEEDKQRYKGDPHDLICFDEVTDFLKAQYEFITIWNRSTTKGQRCRVVATGNPPTNANGLWVIQHWGAWLDPNHPNPAKPGELRWYIRNEADEEVEVDGYGPHGYAPDGSPIHAKSRTFIPAKLSDNPDLAQDGEYSRILNSLPKELRDAYRDGQFRASLQDEPNQAIPTAWVQAAMKRWTEAPPVGIPMSAIGVDVAQGGSDNTVLAPRHDSWFARLIKVPGKETPGGTDVAGLVISKRRDGAKVIVDIGGGWGGDAYAHLRENGVDTVSYMGVKASPRRTQDGLLKFANVRTEAYWKLREALNPDQPGGSTICLPDDPTLLSDLTAPTYEVKRGGNGGGMIHLEAKESLVKRLGRSPDDGDAVVMSWFDGIKQEQIRGGYRVRSGAPKVNLGHSKMKRNR